A genomic region of Papaver somniferum cultivar HN1 chromosome 7, ASM357369v1, whole genome shotgun sequence contains the following coding sequences:
- the LOC113294579 gene encoding expansin-A18-like: protein MARLGFGVSLLISVMIILKSVDGQGYGGDTWNSAHATFYGDDSGQAADMGGACGYGNWIASNYGTDTAALSTTLYNNGFACGSCFQIQCVDSKYCNVYSPITTVTATNLCPPNWSKDSNAGGWCNPPRTHFDMSKPAFMKIANHVGGIVPVNYRRVPCKRDGGLRFSFQGNGYWLLVYVMNVGGSGDIASMSVKGSQSNEWISMSHNWGASYQAFSTLKGQSLSFKITSYTTKQTVVAIDVAPSTWTTGVTYQCNKNFH, encoded by the exons ATGGCAAGACTAGGGTTCGGGGTGAGTTTGTTGATCAGCGTGATGATTATTCTGAAATCAGTTGATGGACAGGGGTACGGAGGTGATACATGGAACAGTGCACATGCAACATTTTATGGGGACGATAGTGGCCAAGCTGCAGACATGG GAGGGGCTTGTGGGTATGGGAATTGGATTGCAAGCAATTATGGGACGGATACTGCAGCTCTGAGCACAACACTGTACAACAATGGCTTTGCTTGTGGATCTTGTTTCCAAATTCAATgtgttgattctaaatattgcaatgTATACTCGCCAATCACCACAGTGACCGCCACAAACCTTTGCCCACCAAACTGGTCCAAAGACTCCAATGCTGGGGGTTGGTGCAACCCACCTAGGACTCATTTCGACATGTCTAAGCCCGCCTTCATGAAAATTGCCAATCATGTTGGTGGTATTGTTCCTGTTAACTACCGTAG AGTTCCATGCAAGAGGGATGGAGGGCTAAGGTTTTCATTCCAAGGGAATGGTTATTGGCTATTGGTGTATGTGATGAATGTTGGAGGAAGTGGAGATATTGCAAGCATGTCTGTTAAAGGAAGCCAAAGTAATGAATGGATAAGCATGAGCCACAACTGGGGTGCTTCTTATCAAGCTTTTTCAACGCTAAAAGGACAGTCTCTCTCCTTCAAGATCACCAGTTACACAACAAAGCAAACTGTCGTAGCAATCGATGTAGCACCATCTACCTGGACTACTGGTGTTACTTATCAATGTAACAAAAATTTTCATTAG